A portion of the Hydractinia symbiolongicarpus strain clone_291-10 chromosome 10, HSymV2.1, whole genome shotgun sequence genome contains these proteins:
- the LOC130612991 gene encoding uncharacterized protein LOC130612991 — translation MSKAKHIATAEEAEKLSKFYYVPNLWISHKTIKLLREQSGLSKKKVTHWLSRQLPWLHIRGPKRIQYPHFTITKPNEMNQFDLLYMPHYKLYGNTYKYILTRIDIASRYKVARPLRTKKASEVADMLKDIYKTGPLRYPKTFQCDNSSEFKSAVSKLLEGKGIELKRATTKYHHTSTAFVDSYNKVLAERLFKPQDA, via the coding sequence ATGTCGAAAGCAAAGCATATCGCTACGGCTGAAGAAGCAGAAAAGCTAAGCAAATTTTACTACGTTCCGAACCTCTGGATTAGTCACAAGACGATCAAACTACTGCGGGAACAGAGCGGTCTATCCAAGAAGAAAGTAACCCACTGGCTGTCTCGGCAGCTGCCCTGGCTCCATATTCGAGGGCCCAAGCGCATTCAATACCCTCATTTCACAATCACGAAACCGAACGAAATGAACCAATTTGACTTGCTGTATATGCCACACTACAAGCTGTATGGAAACACGTACAAGTACATACTCACGCGCATTGATATAGCATCGCGCTACAAGGTAGCTAGACCATTGAGAACGAAAAAGGCTAGTGAGGTTGCTGATATGCTCAAGGACATTTACAAGACCGGACCTTTACGATACCCGAAGACCTTCCAGTGCGACAACAGctccgagttcaagtctgccGTGAGCAAGCTGCTAGAAGGAAAAGGTATCGAATTAAAGCGCGCAACTACCAAGTACCACCATACTTCCACGGCTTTCGTCGATTCCTACAACAAAGTGCTCGCGGAGAGACTCTTCAAACCCCAAGATGCTTAA